In Pocillopora verrucosa isolate sample1 chromosome 13, ASM3666991v2, whole genome shotgun sequence, one genomic interval encodes:
- the LOC131793309 gene encoding tetratricopeptide repeat protein 28-like — translation MNQKNGVSIKSSEGISSTNILDGTVFLSVGQYDKAEEYLQKSLVFRSEIGDRRGEASCYGNLGTLFKSLGQYDKAEDYLQKALVIRTEIGDREGEATDYGNLGTVFQSLGQYDKAEEYLQKALVITTEIGDRRGEATDYGNLGTVFKSLGQYDKAEEYLQKALVIRTEIGDREGEATDYGNLGTVFLSVSQYDKAEEYLQKALVIRTEIGDRRGEASCYGNLGTLFKSLGQYDKAEDYLQKALVIRTEIGDRRGEASCYGNLGTVFQSLGQYDKAEEYLQKALVIRTEIGDRRGEASCYENLGTVFLSVGQYDKGEEHLQKALVITTEIGDRRGEASCYGNLGTLFKSLGQYDKAEDYLQKALVITTEIGDRRGEASCYGNLGTVFKSLGQYDKAEEHHQKALVIRTEIGDRRGEASCYGNLGTVFQSLGQYNKAEEYLQKALVIRTEIGDRRGEASCYENLGTVFLSVGQYDKGEEHLQKALVITTEIGDRRGEASCYGNLGTLFKSLGQYDKAEDYLQKALVITTEIGDRRGEASCYGNLGTVFKSLGQYDKAEEHHQKALVIRTEIGDREGGATDYGNLGTVFQSLGQYDKAEEYLQKALVIRTEIGDREGEATDYGNLGTVFLSVGQYDKAEEYLRKALVIETEIGDRRGEALCYGNLGSVFTSLGQYDKAEEYLQKALAIQTKIGDKGGEATVLGNLGILFSIVGDFEASEVCLEKALFISRDIGDGRGEFEILRGYAVLYLYQYKIKDSLSCLHLCIEKYEELRYFLGANDQFKTSFLENTGIFPYKLLCTLLCDTGNARDALYVEELGRARGLSDLMAEKYSVETHISAYRQSWFGIEDILRKKRNCTCLYISYFQNRLHLWILKASGVLHYRRVSPEENLVQAGLPKDLSLSQFLDYNFRSLGILPTKDCEDRSLKTIKLQPLSPAQKSSARLRLVEEDEDEDEDEDEDEKVISSLYLCYKMFIAPVYDLLDEPEVIIVPDRRLYKVPFAALSEKEGAEYLSETHKIRIIPSLTTLKNIQDSPEDYHSNTGALVIGNPKVNWLQPLPAARKEAEMVGRLVGVPPLVEEKATKQAVLERISSVSLIHFAAHGNAERGEIALSPIPTPTAIPPKEAYMLTMADVSRVKVRAKLVVLSCCHSGSGEIRAEGVIGIARAFLGSGARSVLVALWAIPDSATEQLMSRFYEHLIEGGSASESLYQAMKWMRKNPLNKISEWASFTLIGDDVRLELDNQRQDSVRTGKKTPIE, via the exons ATGAACCAAAAGAACGGTGTTTCAATAAAATCGAGCGAGGGAATTTCCAGTACAAACATTTTGGACG gtactgtgtttctgtccgttggccaatacgacaaggctgaagagtatctccaaaaatcGCTTGTCTTCAgatctgaaattggcgacagacgaggggaagcatcatgttatggaaacctaggtactttgtttaagtcgcttggccaatacgacaaggctgaagactatctccaaaaagcgcttgtcatcagaactgaaattggcgacagagaaggggaggcaactgactacggaaacctaggtactgtgtttcagtcgcttggccaatacgacaaggctgaagagtatctccaaaaagcgcttgtcatcacaactgaaattggcgacagacgaggggaggcaactgactacggaaacctaggtactgtgtttaagtcgcttggccaatacgacaaggctgaagagtatctccaaaaagcgcttgtcatcagaactgaaattggcgacagagaaggggaggcaactgactacggaaacctgggtactgtgtttctgtccgttagccaatacgacaaggctgaagagtatctccaaaaagcgcttgtcatcagaactgaaattggcgacagacgaggggaagcatcatgttatggaaacctaggtactttgtttaagtcgcttggccaatacgacaaggctgaagactatctccaaaaagcgcttgtcatcagaactgaaattggcgacagacgaggggaagcatcatgttatggaaacctaggtactgtgtttcagtcgcttggccaatacgacaaggctgaagagtatctccaaaaagcgcttgtcatcagaactgaaattggcgacagacgaggggaagcatcatgttatgaaaacctgggtactgtctttctgtctgttggccaatacgacaagggtGAAGAgcatctccaaaaagcgcttgtcatcacaactgaaattggcgacagacgaggggaagcatcatgttatggaaacctaggtactttgtttaagtcgcttggccaatacgacaaggctgaagactatctccaaaaagcgcttgtcatcacaactgaaattggcgacagaagaggggaagcatcatgttatggaaacctaggtactgtgtttaagtcgcttggccaatacgacaaggctgaagagcatcaccaaaaagcgcttgtcatcagaactgaaattggcgacagacgaggggaagcatcatgttatggaaacctaggtactgtgtttcagtcgcttggccaatacaacaaggctgaagagtatctccaaaaagcgcttgtcatcagaactgaaattggcgacagacgaggggaagcatcatgttatgaaaacctgggtactgtctttctgtctgttggccaatacgacaagggtGAAGAgcatctccaaaaagcgcttgtcatcacaactgaaattggcgacagaagaggggaagcatcatgttatggaaacctaggtactttgtttaagtcgcttggccaatacgacaaggctgaagactatctccaaaaagcgcttgtcatcacaactgaaattggcgacagaagaggggaagcatcatgttatggaaacctaggtactgtgtttaagtcgcttggccaatacgacaaggctgaagagcatcaccaaaaagcgcttgtcatcagaactgaaattggcgacagagaagggggggcaactgactacggaaacctaggtactgtgtttcagtcgcttggccaatacgacaaggctgaagagtatctccaaaaagcgcttgtcatcagaactgaaattggcgacagagaaggggaggcaactgactacggaaacctgggtactgtgtttctgtccgttggccaatacgacaaggctgaagagtatctccgaaaagcgcttgtcatcgaaactgaaattggcgacagaagaggggaAGCattatgttatggaaacctaggtagtgtgtttacgtcgcttggccaatacgacaaggctgaagagtatctccaaaaagcgcttgccatCCAAACTAAAATTGGTGATAAGGGAGGGGAAGCAACAGTTCTTGGAAACCTTGGAATTTTGTTTAGCATtgttggtgattttgaagcttcggaagtatgcttggagaaagctttattcatatccagagatattggagatggaAGAGGAGAGTTTGAAATCCTCCGAGGTTACGCCGTTTTGTATTTATatcaatataaaatcaaagactccctgtcgtgtcttcatctgtgcattgaaaagtatgaggagctgagatatttcttgggcgccaatgatcagttcaaaacatcatttctggagaacacaggaatatttccctacaagctgctttgtactttgctttgtgacaccggaaatgctcgggatgctctttatgttgaggagttgggtcgagctagaggcctatcagacttaatggcagagaagtactcggttgaaacgcacatctctgcttatcgacaatcttggtttggcattgaggacattttaagaaagaaaagaaactgtacttgtctgtacatttcttattttcagaatcgtctgcatttgtggatcttgaaagcaagtggagtccttcactatagaagagtatcaccagaagagaatctagttcaggctgggttacccaaagatttgtctttgagtcaatttttggattataatttccggagtcttggtattttgcccactaaagattgtgaagatcggtctttaaaaACGATTaaattgcaacctctctcccccgcgcaaaagagctcagcaagattgcgactcgtggaggaggacgaggacgaggacgaggacgaggacgaggacgagaaagtgatttcaagtctatatttgtgttacaaaatgttcattgcccccgtttatgatttgcttgatgagcctgaagtcattattgttcctgaccgcaggttgtacaaagttccctttgctgccctgagtgaaaaggagggagccgaatactTGTCAGAGACTCATAAGATCCGTATCATTCCTTcgttgacaacactcaagaacattcaagatagtccagaggactatcacagcaacactggtgccttggtaataggcaatcccaaggttaaTTGGCTGCAACCATTGCCAgctgcaagaaaggaagcggagatggtcggacgactggtgggtgttccgcctctagttgaagagaaagcaacgaagcaggcggtacttgagcggataagttcagtgagcttgatacattttgctgcccatggtaacgCGGAAAGAGGGGAAATTGCACTCTCCCCCATTCCTACTCCCACCGCTATCCCACCgaaggaagcttacatgttgacgatggctgatgtctcacgagtgaaagtcagagctaaactggtggtacttagctgctgtcacagtggaagtggagagataagagccgagggagttataggaattgcccgtgcgttcttaggatccggtgctcgctcggtgttggttgcgctgtgggccattccagactcagcaacagagcagctgatgagtcggttctacgaacacctcattgaaggtggaagtgccagtgaatccctttatcaggccatgaagtggatgagaaaaaacccCCTGAACAAAATctctgagtgggcttcgtttacgctgattggagatgatgtgagactcGAGTTAGACAACCAGCGGCAAGACTcggtgagaacag gaaaaaagaccccgatagagtaa